Below is a genomic region from Candidatus Binatia bacterium.
CCACCGTGATGTTCAGCCACTTGTAGGGCATGTACTTGACGTAGGCGTCGGTGAACTTGTTGTAGGTCTGCCCGTGCGGCTCGAGGTTGAGGTCCACCTCGGTGTGCACTTCGATCTGGTTGCCGAACAGGAGCGACTGGAAGCCGATGCGGGTGCGCCGGTCGACGAAGTCCTCTTCGGAGTCTTTCTGCGACTGGTCGAAGGTCTGGTCGGCGCGGAAGTAGTAGACGTCGAGCTGCTCGCGCCCGACGATCTTGAAATTCTCGATCCAGGGATTTTCCTTGTTGTTGTAGAGCGTCGCGTAGCTCCAGATCTTGTCGTAAATCGACTGTTCGGAGGGGGGCGGAGTGGGAGGGGTCGGGGTCGCTACGGCAGGCTGGTCGGGCGTCGTCGAATCGGCGGCAAAGGCGGGGGCCGATGCGAGAAGAAGGCCAGCCGCGACGAGCCCTGACGCGGCTGCAGCCCTCCTGATCTGCTTAACCATGAATTGTCTCCTTTTTTGTTCATCCGGGAATTGGTGTTCCCCCAAATTCCCGATGAAGAACCTGCATCGATGCCGTTAAGTGTCTGTGTGAGGAATGTTAGCAATCCGTTAGGGGGCGCGGCGGCAGCCGCGAACGCACAGGTACTGGCGTGATTTTCGCCAAATGCGGGCCCGGTCGTCCGGGCATCCGGTCGGCAACCCAAGGACGCGGGATCGCCGGGCGTTGATCATTGGACGGCCCGCGGGGATCTGGCATACCGGAACCCAACCTGGCCCCTCGTCGATGAATCTGACCCGATTCGCGCTTCGCCGCCCGCTGACGATTCTCGCGATCGTCCTCGCCGTCGTCGGAAGCGCGGCGTTCGCGCTGGTCGGGATGCCGCGCGACGTCTTTCCTCCCCTCGGGGTGCCCACCATCTACGTCGCCCAGCCGTACGGCGGGATGGACCCTGCCCAGATGGAAGGCTCGCTGACGTACTTCTACGAGTACCACTTCCTCTACATCACCGGGATCGAGCACGTGGAGTCGAAGTCGATCCAGGGCGCCGCGCTGATGAAGCTGCAGTTCCACCCGGGGACCGACATGTCGCAGGCGATGTCGGAGACGGTCGCCTATGTGAACCGCGCGCGCGCGTTCATGCCTCCGGGGACCGTGCCGCCGTTCGTCATGCGCTTCGACGCAGGCAGCGTTCCGGTCGGCTACCTCGTGTTCTCGAGCGACAACCCGGGGCGAACGCTCGGGCAGATGCAGGACGCTGCGCTGAACATCGTCCGGCCCATGTTCGCGACGCTGCCCGGGGTGTCCGCGCCGCCGCCGTTCGGCGGAAGCGCGCGTACCGTCGTCGTCAACGTCGACCCGGACCGCCTGCACGCCTACGACCTGTCGCCGGAGGACATCGTCACGGCGATCACCCGTGCAAACGTGGTCAGCCCGTCGGGCAATGTCGCGATCGGCGACAGCTACCCGATCGTTCCGGTCAATGCCGTGGTGCGAAACATCCACGACCTGGACGCACTGCCGGTCCGGACGGTGGCCGGCAGGGCCGTCTACCTTCGCGACGTCGCCACCGTCGCCGACTCGACCGACATCGTCACGTCGTACGCGCTGGCCAACGGGCACCGCACCGTCTACATCCCGGTCACCAAGCGGGCGGATGCGTCCACGCTGTCGGTCGTCGACCTCGTCAAAGGCGCCATTCCCCGCTTCCAGGCGGCGCTGCCCGACGATGTCCGCGTCAGCTACGAGTTCGACCAGTCTCCCGTCGTTCGCGGCGCGATCGGTGACCTCACGCGCGAGGGCCTGCTCGGCGCCGTGCTCACCGGCGTGGCGATCCTCGTGTTCCTCAGCGACTGGGCGAGCGCCCTCGTCGTCGTCGTCAACATCCCGCTGGCCCTGCTGGCGTCCTGTTTCGGCCTGGCCGCCTGCGGGCAGAGCATCAACCTGATGACGCTCGGGGGGCTCGCGCTTTCGGTCGGAATCCTCGTCGACGAGGCGACCGTCACGATCGAGAACATCCATGCCCACCTGGACCGGGGAGCGGCGACGGCGCGCGCGGCCCTGGACGCGACGGCCGAGACCGTGCTTCCGCGCCTGCTGGCGATGCTCTGCATCGTCGCGGTGTTCCTTCCGGCGTTCTTCATGACGGGCGCAGCGCGCGCGCTGTTCGTGCCGATGGCGCTGGCCGTCGCGTTCTCGATGGTCGCGTCCTACCTGCTTTCGAGCACGCTGGTGCCGGTCCTCGCCGTATGGCTGCTGTCGTCAACGCACGCGGCGCGGGCCAGCGACCAGCCGTGGTTTCATCGGCTCCAGCAACGCTTCGTCGCAGTGCTGTCCCGGCTGCTCGGACGCCCCGCACTGACGGCGGGCGTGTATCTTGCCGCCGCTTTCGCCGTGGCCGTCCTGGTCGGCTCCAGTCTCGGCAGCGAAATCTTTCCGCCGGCCGACGTCGGACAGCTCGCGATCCGCTTTCGCGCGCCGTCGGGTACCCGTGTGGAGCGCACCGAGGAGATCGCGAAAAAGGTGCTCGACCTCATCGCTTCGACCGCCGGTGCCGGCAACGTGCGCCTGTCGATCGGGCTGGTCGGTGTCCACTCCGCCAACTATCCGGTCAATCTGATCCACCTGTGGAACGCGGGACCCGAGGAAGGGTGGCTCGCAGTGCAGTTCGCCGACGGATTCGCGACCTGGCCCCTCCAGGAAAAACTGCGCTCCGTCTTCGCCGAGGAGCTGCCGGCCGTCAGCTTCTCGTTCGAGCCGAGCGACATCGTCAGCCGCGTGATGAGCTTCGGTGCGAACACCCCCGTCGAAATCGCCGTCAGCGGCCCCGATCTGGACGTCGACAAGGCTTTCGCAGGCAGGATTCGCGACGGCCTGGCCTCGGTGTCATCGCTTCGCGACGTCCACTTCGCCCAGGCCCTCGACTACCCGACGATCGAAGTGCAGGTCGACCGCGAGAGAGCCGGCCTCCTCGGAGTCCACATCGACGAAGTCACGCGCTCGCTGGTCGCGGCGACCGCGTCGAGCCGTTTCACCGTCGCCAACTTCTGGTCAGATCCTGCCTCTGGCGTCAGCTACAACATCCAGGTCCAGGTACCGCAGAGCCGGACTACGTCGATGGAAGACCTGCGCAACATCCCGGTCGGTCGTATAGGCGACGTCCAGACCCTGCTGCGCAGCGTGGCCGACGTGCATCCGTCCGCTGCCGTGGAAACCTACGAGCGCTACAACATGGTGAGAACGATCAGCCTGACGGCGAACATCGAAGGTGCCGACCTCGGCTCCGTCTCCCGCCAGCTTGCGGGCGTGCTTTCCGGCGCGGGCGCCCCTCCACCGAAGACGACGGTGACGCTTCGCGGCCAGGCGCCGATCCTCGACGAGCTTTCGCGCGCGTTCGCGCTCGGCCTGGCGGCAGCGACGGTGGCGATCCTGCTCGTGCTCGGCGCGAACTTCCAGTCCTTCCTCTCGGCTCTCGTCGTGCTGGCAGCAGTGCCGGCGGCGCTGGCCGGCGTCGCCGTCGCGCTGAAAGTGACCGGGGGCACGCTCAACATCGAATCGGCCGTCGGTGCGATCATGTCGGTCGGAGTTGCCGTTGCCAACGCGATCCTGCTCGTCACGTTCGCAGAGAGGAACCGTCGCAAGAACGGAGACTCGCGCATGGCGGCGCAGGAAGCCGCGCGCGACCGGCTGCGTCCGATCCTGATGACGAGCCTGGCAATGTCGGCCGGAATGCTGCCGATGGCGTTCGGCATTGGCCAGGGCGGCGCGCAGTCGGCCGCCCTCGGTCGCGCCGTGCTCGGCGGCCTGCTGCTGGCGACCCTCTCGACGTTGTTCGCGGTGCCCTGCGTCTTCGCCGTCGTTCGCCGCGGCGCTGCGACGACGTCGCCATCACTGGATCCCGACGACCCAGAAAGCACCCACTTCGACAGCGCCGCTGCAAAGGAGGCGCGATGATCGCGCGGCAGGCTCGCGCCCGCATCGCTCTGGCGGCAACCGGCATCGCCGTCTGGGCGCTCGCGGGTGGCTGCGGTCGCGGGACGACGGGCGCAGCGACTGCGCAGGGGGCCGCCGTCGCCTCGGTGCAGGTCGTCTCGCCGTCGCGCGGCCCGGTCACGCGAAGCATCACGCTTCCCGGCGAGCTCGCGGCATGGCAGCAGGTGACGCTGCACGCGAAGATCGCAGGCTACGTAAAGACCATCTCCGTCGATCGCGGCGACCGTGTCACCACCGACCAGGTGCTCGTCGACCTCGAAGCTCCCGAGCTGGTCGCCGACGTCGCCAAGGCCAAAGCCGACCTGACCCTGGCCACGACGCTCTCGTCGCGAGTCGATCGCGCCCACGAAAAAGCTCCCGACCTCGTCGTCGCAGAGAACGTCGACAAAGCCACAGCCGAACGCCAGGTGGCCACCGCGACGCTGGCCCGTGCCGAAACGCTGCTCGGGTTCGCGACCATTCGTGCTCCGTTCGACGGAGTCGTCACCGAGCGCTTCGTCGACGTCGGCGCTTTCGTTCCCGCCGCGACGGCGGCAGCGGCGGCCTCGACTGCGGCGCTCGTGACGATCGTGGACCTCGGCCGCATCCGTGTGGAGATTGCCGTGCCCGAAACCGAAGCGTCGTGGGTGCAGCCGGGGACGCCGACCTCGATACGCGTCGACGAAGTGCCCGGCGATCCGATCAATCAGCCGGTTACCCGCATCAGCTGGGCCCTGGACCGCGACACCAGGACGATGACCGCCGAGGTCGACGTCGACAATCCCCGCCAGGCGCTCCGGCCCGGCATGCTCGCGCACGTCACGCTGGGCGTGCAGACGCACGAGAACGCACTGCTCGTGCCTGCGGCCGCAGTCGTCACCGAGAAGGCGGGCACGTTCGCTTTCGTCGTCGGCGACGGAAACCGGGTTCGCAAGACGGCGGTCCGCACGGGGTTCGCCGACGATCGCCGCGTCGAAATCGCCGGCGGGATCGACGAGTCGGTGCGGCTGGCGATTTCCGGCAAGCCACCTCTTTCCGACGGACAGGTCGTACAGGCGGCAGAATCGAAGTGACGATGCGCCCTTCGATCATCTTTTGCGGCGCATTCGCCCTCCTCAGCCTGATCCTGGCGAGCGAAGTTCCCGTCCGCGCCGAGGAAGCTCCGAAGCTGCTGGACCTGCCGACGGTGCTGCGGCTGGCCGGAGCCCGCAGCATCGACGTCGAGATCGCGCGCGCGGAACAAAGGATCGCCGAAGCGGAGGTTTCGCGCGTGCACACGCGCTTCTTCCCGTGGCTGACCACCGGCGCGAGCTACCGCCGGCACGACGGCTCGCTGGCCGACGTCCAGGGCGACATCCTGCCGGACGTGGACAAGCAGCAGTGGGACGCCGGCGGCATCGTCCACGCCCAGGTCGATCTCGGCGACGCGCTGTTCGCGTCGCGGGCGGCGCGCCGCACCGCCGATGCGGCCGGCCACGCGCTCGACGCCGAGAGGCAGGACGCACTGCTTACGGCCGCGCTCGAATACTTCGACCTGCTCGCCGCCGCCGCGCGCATCGAAGTCTTCACCGAAGCCGAGCGCATCTCGGCGGACTATGAAACGCAGGTCTCGCGCGCCGTGGACGTCGGGCTATCGTCGCGCAGCGAGCAGCTTCGCGCCAGGGTCGAAACCGAGAAGAACCGCCTGGAGGTCGAGCGCGCCCAGGAACAGGGCCAGGCCGCTTCCGCACGGCTGGCCGAAACGCTGCGTCTCGGTGCAACGCCACTGGTCGCCCAGCGCGCCGACCTCGCGCCGGTCTCGCTCGTCGCCGCCGACAAGCCGGTCGACGCGCTGGTGGCAACCGCGCTTGCCGGCCGGGCCGAAATCGGCAGGAGCGAGGCCCTCGTCGCGGCCGCGCGGGAAGCGAAGAACGGCGCCGTCTACGGACCGCTGATCCCATCGATCGGAGGGGAGATCGGTTTCGGCGGCACCGGCGGCGGGCCCGACAGCGGCAACCATTCGAGCGGCGGATACAGCGATTACCTCGCGGGCCTGCACTGGCGCCTCGGCCCGGGCGGGCTTCTCGACTGGTCGCGCATCGATTCCGCCGCGGCAGAGCTCCACCGCTCCGAGCTCGAAGAAGAGCGGCTGCGCGACCGCATCACTCGTGAGGTCGTCGAGGGCCACGCCCGCAGCGTCGTGCTGGCCCGTCGACTGGAGACGAGCAAGGGAGCGCTCGAGACGGCCAGGCAGAGCCTCTCGCTGTCGCGCCAGCGGCGCGAGTTCGGCGTCGACGTCGTCCTCGAGAACATCCAGGCCGAGCAGGAACAGACTCGGGCCAATGCCGACTATCT
It encodes:
- a CDS encoding efflux RND transporter permease subunit, whose translation is MNLTRFALRRPLTILAIVLAVVGSAAFALVGMPRDVFPPLGVPTIYVAQPYGGMDPAQMEGSLTYFYEYHFLYITGIEHVESKSIQGAALMKLQFHPGTDMSQAMSETVAYVNRARAFMPPGTVPPFVMRFDAGSVPVGYLVFSSDNPGRTLGQMQDAALNIVRPMFATLPGVSAPPPFGGSARTVVVNVDPDRLHAYDLSPEDIVTAITRANVVSPSGNVAIGDSYPIVPVNAVVRNIHDLDALPVRTVAGRAVYLRDVATVADSTDIVTSYALANGHRTVYIPVTKRADASTLSVVDLVKGAIPRFQAALPDDVRVSYEFDQSPVVRGAIGDLTREGLLGAVLTGVAILVFLSDWASALVVVVNIPLALLASCFGLAACGQSINLMTLGGLALSVGILVDEATVTIENIHAHLDRGAATARAALDATAETVLPRLLAMLCIVAVFLPAFFMTGAARALFVPMALAVAFSMVASYLLSSTLVPVLAVWLLSSTHAARASDQPWFHRLQQRFVAVLSRLLGRPALTAGVYLAAAFAVAVLVGSSLGSEIFPPADVGQLAIRFRAPSGTRVERTEEIAKKVLDLIASTAGAGNVRLSIGLVGVHSANYPVNLIHLWNAGPEEGWLAVQFADGFATWPLQEKLRSVFAEELPAVSFSFEPSDIVSRVMSFGANTPVEIAVSGPDLDVDKAFAGRIRDGLASVSSLRDVHFAQALDYPTIEVQVDRERAGLLGVHIDEVTRSLVAATASSRFTVANFWSDPASGVSYNIQVQVPQSRTTSMEDLRNIPVGRIGDVQTLLRSVADVHPSAAVETYERYNMVRTISLTANIEGADLGSVSRQLAGVLSGAGAPPPKTTVTLRGQAPILDELSRAFALGLAAATVAILLVLGANFQSFLSALVVLAAVPAALAGVAVALKVTGGTLNIESAVGAIMSVGVAVANAILLVTFAERNRRKNGDSRMAAQEAARDRLRPILMTSLAMSAGMLPMAFGIGQGGAQSAALGRAVLGGLLLATLSTLFAVPCVFAVVRRGAATTSPSLDPDDPESTHFDSAAAKEAR
- a CDS encoding efflux RND transporter periplasmic adaptor subunit — protein: MIARQARARIALAATGIAVWALAGGCGRGTTGAATAQGAAVASVQVVSPSRGPVTRSITLPGELAAWQQVTLHAKIAGYVKTISVDRGDRVTTDQVLVDLEAPELVADVAKAKADLTLATTLSSRVDRAHEKAPDLVVAENVDKATAERQVATATLARAETLLGFATIRAPFDGVVTERFVDVGAFVPAATAAAAASTAALVTIVDLGRIRVEIAVPETEASWVQPGTPTSIRVDEVPGDPINQPVTRISWALDRDTRTMTAEVDVDNPRQALRPGMLAHVTLGVQTHENALLVPAAAVVTEKAGTFAFVVGDGNRVRKTAVRTGFADDRRVEIAGGIDESVRLAISGKPPLSDGQVVQAAESK
- a CDS encoding TolC family protein codes for the protein MRPSIIFCGAFALLSLILASEVPVRAEEAPKLLDLPTVLRLAGARSIDVEIARAEQRIAEAEVSRVHTRFFPWLTTGASYRRHDGSLADVQGDILPDVDKQQWDAGGIVHAQVDLGDALFASRAARRTADAAGHALDAERQDALLTAALEYFDLLAAAARIEVFTEAERISADYETQVSRAVDVGLSSRSEQLRARVETEKNRLEVERAQEQGQAASARLAETLRLGATPLVAQRADLAPVSLVAADKPVDALVATALAGRAEIGRSEALVAAAREAKNGAVYGPLIPSIGGEIGFGGTGGGPDSGNHSSGGYSDYLAGLHWRLGPGGLLDWSRIDSAAAELHRSELEEERLRDRITREVVEGHARSVVLARRLETSKGALETARQSLSLSRQRREFGVDVVLENIQAEQEQTRANADYLLTVIDWNRVQYSLLRALGGSPPP